A single Musa acuminata AAA Group cultivar baxijiao chromosome BXJ2-1, Cavendish_Baxijiao_AAA, whole genome shotgun sequence DNA region contains:
- the LOC103992594 gene encoding probable methyltransferase PMT3 produces MMRGRDGGQKKHLVPSLCLIVLFLGFIVLYYGSFFGPRGQHANSALEYGSRISRSIGWSNGDNGEVGKSEESIFGQEDGEDGLIPKSFPVCDDRHSELIPCLDRNLIYQTRLKLDLSLMEHYERHCPQPERRYNCLIPPPAGYKVPIKWPKSRDEVWQVNIPHTHLAHEKSDQNWMVVKGDKIVFPGGGTHFHYGADKYIAHLANMLNFTNNNLNNEGRIRTVFDVGCGVASFGGYLLSSDIIAMSLAPNDVHQNQIQFALERGIPAYLGVLGTKRLPYPSRSFEFAHCSRCRIDWLQRDGILLLELDRLLRPGGYFAYSSPEAYAQDEEDLKIWKEMSALVERMCWKIAAKKNQTVIWVKPLTNDCYLNREPGTRPPLCRSDNDPDAVWGVPMEACITPYSEQNQRDRGSGLAPWPSRLTTPPPRLADFGISTDMFEKDMEIWRQRVENYWSLLNAKIRPNTLRNLMDMKANMGSFAAALKDEPVWVMNVVPEDGPNLLKIIYDRGLMGTVHDWCEAFSTYPRTFDLLHAWTVFSDIEKKGCSVEDLLIEMDRILRPTGFIIVRDRKPVVEYIKKHLTALHWESVATVDAEPNSDSEDGESIFVIQKKMWLVDESAKDVA; encoded by the exons ATGATGAGGGGGAGAGATGGAGGCCAGAAGAAACATTTGGTCCCATCATTGTGTCTCATTGTTCTCTTTCTAGGTTTTATAGTTCTATACTATGGTTCTTTCTTTGGTCCTCGGGGGCAGCATGCAAACTCTGCTTTAGAGTATGGTAGTAGAATCTCAAGATCAATTGGTTGGTCTAATGGTGATAATGGAGAGGTAGGCAAATCAGAAGAGTCCATTTTCGGTCAGGAGGATGGAGAGGACGGTCTCATACCCAAAAGCTTTCCT GTCTGCGATGATCGACATTCGGAGCTCATTCCCTGCCTAGACAGAAATCTTATTTACCAGACAAGACTGAAGCTGGATTTGTCTTTAATGGAGCATTATGAGAGACACTGCCCACAGCCTGAGAGGCGGTACAATTGCTTGATTCCCCCGCCAGCTGGCTACAAG GTTCCGATAAAGTGGCCAAAAAGCCGAGATGAAGTTTGGCAAGTAAATATTCCTCACACACACCTTGCACATGAAAAGTCTGATCAGAACTGGATGGTTGTTAAAGGGGACAAGATTGTTTTTCCTGGAGGTGGCACCCATTTCCATTATGGAGCTGATAAATATATTGCACATCTTGCAAAT ATGCTTAACTTCACGAATAACAATCTAAACAATGAGGGAAGGATCCGGACTGTTTTTGATGTTGGTTGCGGAGTTGCTAGCTTTGGAGGATATCTTTTATCATCTGATATCATAGCAATGTCTTTAGCACCTAATGATGTTCATCAAAATCAGATTCAGTTTGCTCTAGAGAGGGGAATTCCTGCTTACCTTGGTGTTTTAGGAACAAAGAGGCTCCCTTACCCAAGCAGATCTTTTGAATTTGCTCATTGTTCCCGATGTCGAATTGATTGGCTTCAAAGAGATGGGATCCTTCTCCTAGAGTTGGATAGGTTGCTCAGACCCGGAGGCTATTTCGCTTATTCATCCCCTGAAGCATATGCACAAGATGAAGAGGATctcaagatatggaaggagatgagTGCACTAGTTGAGCGGATGTGTTGGAAGATAGCTGCCAAGAAGAACCAAACTGTGATATGGGTCAAACCTTTGACAAATGATTGTTATTTGAATAGAGAGCCAGGAACTCGGCCACCTCTGTGCAGATCTGACAATGATCCAGATGCAGTTTGGGGTGTCCCGATGGAGGCTTGTATTACTCCTTACTCTGAAC AGAATCAAAGAGACAGGGGTAGTGGGTTGGCTCCTTGGCCGTCTCGCTTAACTACCCCTCCTCCACGCCTTGCTGATTTTGGTATTTCAACGGACATGTTTGAAAAGGACATG GAAATTTGGCGGCAAAGGGTTGAGAATTATTGGAGCCTTTTGAATGCAAAGATCCGGCCAAATACACTGAGAAACTTGATGGATATGAAGGCAAACATGGGATCATTTGCTGCTGCTCTTAAAGATGAGCCTGTTTGGGTTATGAATGTTGTACCAGAAGATGGACCTAACTTGCTCAAGATAATTTATGACAGAGGCCTAATGGGCACTGTGCATGACTG GTGCGAGGCGTTCTCGACATACCCCCGAACTTTTGATCTCCTTCATGCTTGGACTGTCTTCTCTGACATCGAGAAGAAAGGATGCAGTGTGGAGGACTTGCTGATTGAGATGGACCGTATTCTTAGGCCTACCGGTTTCATAATTGTTCGAGACAGGAAGCCAGTGGTGGAGTATATTAAGAAGCACTTGACAGCATTGCACTGGGAATCAGTGGCAACTGTGGATGCTGAACCCAACTCTGATTCAGAAGATGGGGAGTCGATATTCGTGATACAGAAGAAGATGTGGCTCGTAGATGAAAGTGCCAAGGATGTTGCCTAA
- the LOC135598732 gene encoding H/ACA ribonucleoprotein complex subunit 3-like protein, which translates to MYLQFYINENGDKVYTTKKESPLGMATQSAHPARFSPDDKYSRQRVLLKKRFGLLPTQQPPPKY; encoded by the exons ATGTATCTCCAGTTCTACATCAATGAGAATGGCGACAAGGTCTACACCACGAAG AAAGAATCACCGCTGGGGATGGCAACACAATCTGCTCATCCAG CTCGTTTCTCTCCAGATGACAAGTATTCTAGACAGCGGGTTCTCTTGAAAAAGCGATTCGGGTTGCTTCCGACCCAGCAACCACCTCCAAAGTACTGA
- the LOC135598731 gene encoding kinesin-like protein KIN-10A: protein MAPPTPSPRSTPTTPRYHSKTTNLTPTPQQSKHRLLHFPSPNPIAKAPAAAAPTPPPPPGEHPVEVIGRIRNYPADHRKDKPTSSVLEISGDGRSLRVRTDVGYRDFALDGVSLSEHEDLEAFYRRFVGSRVEGVRLGAKCTIMMYGPTGSGKSHTMFGCPKQPGIVYMALRDILGGGGEGDGPDGSSSDAAVDGDDDEGGGLLSGLFVKVAVLEIYNEEIYDLLSGAPNGAGGGGGGPTVGPPKGNNTPKVRLEVMGKKAKNASYICGNEAGKITREVAKVEKRRIVKSTLCNERSSRSHCMIILDVPSVGGRLMLVDMAGSENIEAAGQIGLEAKMQTAKINQGNVALKRVVESIANGDSHVPFRDSKLTMLLQDSFEDDRSKILMILCASPDPRETHKTVSTLEYGAKAKCIIRVAHMPTPKEKVDADESSLLLRSRIVAMNQFIYKLQMENKLKEKECDDAHKKLLQKESELTELRAKVRLFEEREAEVKEEEINLKVGQRTKTLRLELMKMEDRMLQQQEELNMLRQRLEEVELERGKISGDVLQDMDGGSLMKRLETFAREQGMVKSMDLDMGDQQDTYEVKEIKEDSNQLESYQKLSQLSPCLLAFEEDTGAHMLRLPDKVCLSTVFEGDEEGEDRESIEDEVDKEVVDENMNHAIKINGLISLVDSGLNGDNDHAEYGSDLMQKHVGAESNFFENTRDPVSARKTRIQNIFRLCGNYRELAQQVKVSSPLKSRHQDENRQSPLANGKEFGSKLGSKADQSQLTPKSKFLPESPVMESPDSAILVPFASLQLRDEEKSTDQHSKRCVSSEPSKAFKENYSPGQVGTDGFVDIYVKWEASKEFSGNLIRKLKVSKNSSLADLRKLVEISLEEGNNKFTFLMLGDPSGAPVAKEREACTQVNKLPICNNQLNSHLACLRPIKKGIQKPDHVPFDSIENTLPVKKGIQKPDHVPLDSIENTLPVGQNSQFSEVLSPKFSEINANCLTGLQV from the exons ATGGCTCCTCCCACACCGTCACCACGAAGCACTCCTACTACTCCTCGTTACCACTCCAAGACCACCAACCTCACCCCTACTCCCCAGCAATCCAAGCACCGCCTCCTTCACTTCCCCAGCCCCAACCCCATCGCGAAGGCCCCCGCTGCAGCCGCTCCCACGCCGCCTCCTCCCCCGGGCGAGCACCCCGTCGAAGTCATCGGCCGGATTCGCAACTACCCCGCCGATCATCGCAAGGACAAGCCGACGTCCTCCGTCCTCGAGATATCTGGCGATGGCCGCTCCCTCCGCGTCCGCACCGACGTCGGCTACCGCGACTTCGCCCTCGACGGCGTCTCCCTATCCGAGCACGAGGACCTCGAGGCCTTCTATCGCCGCTTCGTGGGGTCCAGAGTTGAGGGCGTGCGCCTGGGGGCCAAGTGCACCATCATGATGTACGGTCCCACCGGTTCCGGCAAGAGCCACACCATGTTCGGCTGTCCCAAGCAGCCCGGCATCGTGTACATGGCTCTCAGGGACAtcttgggaggaggaggagaaggcgatGGTCCCGATGGCAGCTCCTCTGACGCAGCCGTCGACGGCGACGATGACGAAGGCGGCGGACTCCTTTCTGGTCTGTTCGTCAAGGTCGCGGTATTGGAGATTTACAACGAAGAGATCTACGATCTTCTCTCGGGGGCTCCCAACGgggccggaggaggaggaggaggacccaCCGTCGGTCCTCCCAAAGGCAATAATACGCCCAAG GTTCGGCTGGAGGTGATGGGTAAAAAGGCTAAAAATGCAAGTTACATATGCGGTAACGAAGCAGGGAAAATTACAAGGGAAGTTGCCAAAGTTGAAAAGCGGCGGATTGTTAAAAGCACTCTCTGCAATGAAAGAAGTTCACGTAGCCACTGCATG ATAATTTTAGATGTTCCATCTGTGGGAGGAAGGCTGATGCTGGTTGACATGGCCGGTTCTGAAAACATAGAAGCAGCCGGTCAAATTGGTCTCGAAGCAAAGATGCAG ACAGCTAAAATAAACCAAGGGAATGTTGCTCTCAAAAGGGTGGTTGAATCCATTGCAAATGGTGATTCTCATGTTCCGTTCAGGGATAGTAAGCTTACAATGCTTTTACAG GATTCCTTTGAAGATGATAGgtcaaagattttgatgattctgTGCGCAAGTCCTGATCCCAGGGAAACTCACAAGACTGTTTCTACTCTTGAATATGGAGCTAAAGCAAAATGCATAATCCGTGTTGCTCATATGCCAACTCCAAAGGAGAAGGTGGACGCTGATGAGTCTTCTTTACTCCTAAGGTCAAGAATTGTGGCGATGAACCAGTTCATCTATAAACTACAAATGGAGAATAAGCTTAAAGAGAAAGAGTGCGATGATGCCCACAAAAAGCTATTGCAGAAAGAATCAGAACTTACAGAGCTCAGAGCAAAGGTCCGACTCTTTGAAGAAAGAGAAGCAGAAGTCAAGGAGGAAGAGATCAACTTGAAGGTTGGCCAAAGAACCAAGACTTTACGACTTGAATTGATGAAGATGGAAGATAGAATGTTACAACAGCAAGAGGAGCTTAATATGCTTAGGCAGAGACTTGAGGAAGTGGAACTTGAAAGAGGTAAAATTTCTGGGGATGTGTTGCAGGACATGGATGGAGGAAGTCTTATGAAGCGGCTAGAAACTTTTGCAAGAGAACAAGGAATGGTGAAATCTATGGATTTGGACATGGGAGATCAACAGGATACTTACGAGGTAAAGGAGATAAAGGAGGACTCCAACCAGCTTGAAAGCTACCAGAAACTATCCCAACTTAGTCCTTGTCTTTTGGCTTTCGAAGAGGACACTGGTGCTCATATGCTTAGACTCCCAGACAAGGTGTGCTTGAGCACTGTTTTTGAGGGAGATGAAGAAGGAGAAGACAGAGAAAGCATTGAAGATGAGGTTGACAAGGAAGTAGTAGATGAGAACATGAACCATGCAATTAAGATTAATGGCTTGATTTCTTTGGTAGATTCGGGATTGAACGGAGACAATGATCATGCAGAGTACGGCAGTGATTTAATGCAAAAGCATGTAGGAGCAGAAAGCAACTTTTTTGAGAACACTAGAGATCCTGTCTCTGCTAGAAAAACACGTATCCAGAATATTTTCAGACTTTGCGGCAACTATAGAGAGCTAGCTCAACAGGTAAAAGTTTCCTCTCCTTTGAAGAGTAGACATCAAGATGAAAACAGGCAATCTCCCTTGGCAAATGGCAAGGAGTTTGGATCAAAGTTAGGCTCAAAAGCAGACCAATCACAACTCACACCTAAAAGCAAGTTTCTACCTGAATCACCGGTCATGGAAAGCCCAGATTCTGCAATACTGGTGCCATTTGCATCACTTCAGCTCAGGGATGAGGAAAAATCAACAGATCAGCATTCGAAAAGATGTGTTTCTTCTGAACCATCAAAAGCTTTTAAAGAGAATTACAGCCCTGGACAGGTTGGTACAGACGGATTTGTGGACATATATGTGAAATGGGAGGCCTCCAAGGAATTCTCAGGGAATCTGATCAGGAAGCTTAAGGTGTCCAAGAATTCCAGTCTTGCTGATTTGCGCAAACTTGTCGAGATCAGTCTTGAGGAAGGCAACAATAAATTTACATTTCTCATGCTTGGG GATCCTTCAGGAGCTCCAGTGGCCAAGGAAAGGGAAGCATGTACTCAAGTCAACAAACTGCCCATTTGCAACAACCAGCTTAATTCTCATCTTGCCTGCTTGCGCCCCATCAAGAAGGGAATCCAAAAGCCAGATCACGTTCCATTTGATTCGATAGAGAATACACTCCCCGTCAAGAAGGGAATCCAAAAGCCAGATCACGTTCCACTTGATTCGATAGAGAATACACTCCCAGTTGGACAAAATTCTCAGTTTTCGGAAGTACTTTCACCCAAGTTCAGTGAGATCAATGCAAACTGTCTCACAGGACTTCAGGTGTAG